One uncultured Draconibacterium sp. genomic window, GTTTTATTTACAGGGATTGTATTTACGGCAGTATAAAGTGCATCTTCGTTTTGAGCTGTTGTTATTGCGTCAACAAGGCTGTATAAATACACCTCGATGTTTGGATAAATTCCGTCAACCGATTTTAACTGGGCATCGTCGGCACTTTCAGGATTCAGGTTGTTCGCAATTTCCCACTCATCGGGCATACCATCTTCGTCGGTATCGGCAGGTGCATCGGCAGTTGCCAGAACCGGCCAACCTCCAACAGCGCCTTGTGTATCAACCAAACCATTTGTACTTCCGTTTCCTCCATCGGTATATGTAACTGTTCCGGTAGCCGCTTCATGGAGTACACGAATGTCAACCGAATCCTGCGCCAAACTTGCACCGCAGAATTCAATCACCTTTTCGAAAGCCATTTCGGCAGTATGAGTAGTTACCGCAACAAAAGGGTAGGGAGAATCCGATTTTAAATCGTTTAAAGTAACACCGGGAGCCAGGCTCGAAAAGGATGAGTTCATGTCAACACCATTCCAGTTGTCTTCGGTTGTTACAGTACTCGCTGTCATAAAATTCCCGTCGATGTAAAAAGTTCCGTATGTTCCTGCTGGCTGCGAATTTGATCCGTTATCGGGATAAGGTTCAATTATCCGGTCTTTGTGAGAGGAAGCCGGGCCTGCCTTGTAATAGTTGTTCACAATATTGTATCGTCCGCCTTCGGCAGCATAGCAACTATTTCCTCCCCAGTTATAAATTACATTGTTTCGGTGATCGATCAGTTCTTCATCGGGTTTATTCGAATAGCGGCTGCCGCAAAAACGTGGATTCCGGCTGTCGTGATGCGCCAGCAAATTGTGGTGAAAAGTTACACCCCGTCCTCCCCAAATACCACCATATCCGTGTTTGCCTTTTGCATGAACTGAAATACGCAGACTTTCGGATAAAATACTCCACTGCAGGGTAAATTTTTCATTGTCGTAGAAACTGGCACATTCGTCGGTTGACCAGCTCATTGAACAGTGATCGATGATAATGTCGGTGTGTCTTCTTCCGCCCAGCGCATCGTCTTCCTGGTTGGTTTCATCTCCCATTCGGAAACGTAAATATCGAAGAATAACATTGTCGGTATTTACAACTACCGGATAATCGCGAATTGTGATGCCGCCGCCCGGAGCAGTTTGTCCGGCAATGGTAACATTCGGATTAGAGATGTTTAGCCTGCTTTTCAACTTGATGGTTCCGGAAACCTTGAATAAAATTATCCGCGCTCCCGATTGGTTGATGGCATATCGTAAACTACCTTTACTTGTATTGTCTTCCAGATTGGTCACATAAATCACTTGTCCGCCACGTCCTCCGCTAACAAATTTCCCACTCCCTTCAGCACCCGGAAATGCAGGTACTTCTCCTTCCTGAGCTATACTTGTTAGAACTATGGAAAGCAGAATTAACAAAAAGCTCAATTTTATTTTTGTCATCGTTTTAACTGTTTGGCTTAA contains:
- a CDS encoding T9SS type A sorting domain-containing protein, producing MTKIKLSFLLILLSIVLTSIAQEGEVPAFPGAEGSGKFVSGGRGGQVIYVTNLEDNTSKGSLRYAINQSGARIILFKVSGTIKLKSRLNISNPNVTIAGQTAPGGGITIRDYPVVVNTDNVILRYLRFRMGDETNQEDDALGGRRHTDIIIDHCSMSWSTDECASFYDNEKFTLQWSILSESLRISVHAKGKHGYGGIWGGRGVTFHHNLLAHHDSRNPRFCGSRYSNKPDEELIDHRNNVIYNWGGNSCYAAEGGRYNIVNNYYKAGPASSHKDRIIEPYPDNGSNSQPAGTYGTFYIDGNFMTASTVTTEDNWNGVDMNSSFSSLAPGVTLNDLKSDSPYPFVAVTTHTAEMAFEKVIEFCGASLAQDSVDIRVLHEAATGTVTYTDGGNGSTNGLVDTQGAVGGWPVLATADAPADTDEDGMPDEWEIANNLNPESADDAQLKSVDGIYPNIEVYLYSLVDAITTAQNEDALYTAVNTIPVNKTALKAYWNNSSKELIINHTDNIKSIYVYSISGTLIFQKQTNQSSLRTRIDNIGEGVYIVKTIDDKKQIFSNKILTF